One part of the Xylanimonas allomyrinae genome encodes these proteins:
- a CDS encoding CHAD domain-containing protein, with the protein MGTTAGTLLVTHLRAQVAALAAAESDVVAGGPEGVHDARVAIRRVRAALSEMPRLVDDDEVGDLPERLRGLGRVLGEPRDLEVLLARIDAAGDDAVRRRAHATLDARLDRARADAVAHLGTPEHARLRADLRALVAHPPLTRRTRRRWDAELPRGTRRAARRVDRRVRDAARADVGDLDDALHRVRRAARRARYAAEIVARGSGEVAREAVASARRFEHVQEVLGRQHDGVVLRQALAPLRAAAAEAGEDPAPYDDLAQTDLDRATLSLAALVLSP; encoded by the coding sequence ATGGGAACCACCGCCGGCACCCTGCTCGTCACCCATCTGCGCGCCCAGGTCGCTGCGCTCGCCGCGGCCGAGTCCGACGTCGTCGCGGGCGGTCCCGAAGGGGTGCACGACGCGCGCGTCGCGATCCGCCGGGTACGCGCCGCGCTCTCCGAGATGCCTCGCCTCGTCGACGACGACGAGGTCGGCGACCTGCCGGAACGCCTGCGCGGGCTCGGCCGTGTGCTCGGGGAGCCACGTGACCTGGAGGTGCTGCTCGCCCGGATCGACGCGGCGGGCGACGACGCCGTCCGCCGCCGCGCGCACGCCACGCTGGACGCGCGGCTCGACCGTGCGCGGGCAGACGCGGTCGCGCACCTGGGGACCCCCGAGCACGCCCGGCTGCGTGCCGACCTGCGCGCCCTCGTCGCCCACCCGCCGCTGACCCGACGCACGCGGCGGCGGTGGGACGCCGAGCTGCCGCGCGGGACGCGGCGGGCGGCACGCCGGGTCGACCGGCGCGTGCGCGACGCGGCCCGGGCCGACGTCGGCGACCTGGACGACGCGCTGCACCGTGTGCGACGCGCCGCCCGCCGGGCCCGGTACGCGGCCGAGATCGTGGCGCGCGGCTCGGGCGAGGTCGCGCGCGAGGCGGTCGCGTCGGCACGCCGCTTCGAGCACGTGCAGGAGGTGCTGGGACGTCAGCACGACGGCGTCGTGCTGCGTCAGGCGCTCGCCCCGCTGCGCGCGGCCGCCGCCGAGGCGGGCGAGGACCCTGCTCCCTACGACGACCTGGCGCAGACCGACCTGGACCGTGCGACGCTCTCGCTCGCGGCGCTGGTGCTGTCGCCCTGA